TCTGAAGACTATGCTGATCCTAACGCAGCAATTTGGACTTATTCTCGTGCTGCTAGCCCGTTGCCTAAAGCTAAAGAGTACAAAGGTCCGAACGGCTATTGGGAATACTTACAAACGGTTCAAGTAGAGGGCAAACACGGTGAATACTTTCACTATAAAACAATAAATTCAGATATGTTGGGTTGGATCATTAGTAAAGTTGCTAAGCGCTCTGTCACTGAACTAACCAGCGAGTTGCTTTGGCAGCCCATGGGGGCAGAGCAAAGTGCGTATCAAACTGTTGATGGAAAAGGTGTGGCTTTTGCTGGTGGAGGTATATCAGCGGGTTTACGTGATTTAGGGCGGCTGGGATTATTAGTACTTAATGAAGGTGCGATAAACGCTAAGCAAGTATTTCCTTCACAGGTAGTGCAAAGCATAAAAAAAGGCGGGGACCGCGCAAAATTCACCAATGCATTTCCTACGCTTCCTGGGGCCAGTTATAAAAGCCAGTGGTGGGTTTTTCACAATGAACACAATGCGTTTGCCGCACGAGGTGTTCATGGGCAAACCATCTATATCGATCCTACAGCCAATATGGTTCTTGTGAGATTCGCATCTCATCCCAAGGCGAAAAACGGCTATATCGACCCAACCTCACTGCCTGCTTATCATGCATTGGCTAAGTTTCTTATAGCCAACAAGGGTGATAGTGATACGCTCTAAAAAGCAAAGCCAATGGCGACGCCTGCCACAATCGCGTCGGCATGGTCTTTGTGGTAATCGTAATGAAGCTGTGGTGAAAGGGTGAGACCAGATATTTCA
The DNA window shown above is from Alteromonas sp. KC3 and carries:
- a CDS encoding serine hydrolase domain-containing protein; its protein translation is MRRPARLMRIVFTSILLTTTSAYGSDHVPLDAKSSDPNVMGWMQGFPPSDEKLITQPDSNYFSFPKLRWSVCHLREFLPTREISRGLGNALSLNYLSENDLDDMAQKINSLSFTPLNSDQSMTWEESLFANYTDGILVIHEGRVVYERYFGCLDEYGQHAAMSMTKSVTGLLAEILVANGELDDQMRVKEVVPEIAGSAFANATVRQVMDMTTGVAFSEDYADPNAAIWTYSRAASPLPKAKEYKGPNGYWEYLQTVQVEGKHGEYFHYKTINSDMLGWIISKVAKRSVTELTSELLWQPMGAEQSAYQTVDGKGVAFAGGGISAGLRDLGRLGLLVLNEGAINAKQVFPSQVVQSIKKGGDRAKFTNAFPTLPGASYKSQWWVFHNEHNAFAARGVHGQTIYIDPTANMVLVRFASHPKAKNGYIDPTSLPAYHALAKFLIANKGDSDTL